The Phaeacidiphilus oryzae TH49 region CTCGTCGATGCCGCGGAGCTCGCTCGAGATGCCGACGGCCGGACCGTTCCGGGCGGGGGGTGAGGACTGGCCGCTCATGGCCGCTCCTTCGGTTCGGGGCTGGGGTCCATCCAACGGCGCCCGTGGGTCGATTCCGCGGAGGCGGGCAGCGAGTCGCCGCGGCCGAACGGGGGACCGAACGGTGAGCCGGATGCCTCGACGTTCGACCGGCGCGGCGTCCGGACGCATCCCGCATCGTTTACGCAGCGTTTCTCTCGGCACCCGCCGCGCTTCCGGCGCTCGCCGGGTGCTCCGCGCCGCCCGCCGCGGCCTCCCGGGCCCGGAACTGCGGGGCCAGGCCGTCCCGCAGCCGCCGCATCGCGCGGCGCGAGTGGCTCTTGACGGTGCCCAGCGGCAGTCCGGTCCGCTCGGCGATCTGGACGTGGCTCAGGTCGGCGTAGAACGCCAGCTGCAGCACCTGCCGCTGGCGGAAGGGCAGCAGGGCGAGCGCGTCGGTCATCGCCAGGCGGTCGAGCACCTCCTCCGGCTCGGCCGGCGGCCGGCCCGAGAGCTCCGGGGAGCGCCGGGCCGCCAGGGACAGCGCGGCGCGCCGGCTGCGCGCCTGCAGGGCGTCGGCGATCTTGCGGCGGGTGATCCCCACCAGCCAGGACCCCAGGGAGCCGCGCTGCGGCCGGTAGCCGGCCCGGCCCCGCCAGGCGGCGACGAAGACCTGCTGGGTGACGTCCTCGGCCTCCCCCTCGTCGCCCAGCGAACGGCGGGCGAGCGCCTGCACCAGGGGCTCCCAGCGGCGGAAGAGCGCGTCGAGGCAGTCCTCGTCACCGCGGCGGAAGGCCTCGGCGAGGGCCGCGTCCGCGCAGCTCCGCTCGGTGGCCGAACGTCCAGCCATGGGCTCCTCCTTCGGATGCGGGACGCCGGTGATCACGTCCGCCCCCTCAGCATGCGACCACAGGCCCGGGGATTAAACTCGCACTGTTTCTGCACCGAATGGAGCCGACAGTGACAGCGGACGAGGGAACCGCCGCCGGGCCGGGTCTGACCACCGGCGCGCTGGCACGCCGCCTCGGCGTCTCCCCCGAGACCCTGCGCAGCTGGGACAGGCGGTACGGCCTGGGCCCCTCGCAGCACCAGGGCGGGCGGCACCGTCGCTGGCTGCCGCCGGACGTGGCCGTGGTCGAGGAGATGTGCCGGCTGACCGCCGAGGGCTATCCGCCCAGCGAGGCGGCCCGGGTGGCCAGATCCCGGGCCTCCGCACCCTCGACCTCCAAGTCCCCGCCCGCCCCAGCCTCGCCCGCCGCCGCCCTGGCCGCCGCTGCGCCGGCCGCCGGCCCGGAGCGGCCGCCGCGCCCCGTCGGCCCGGGCGGCGCCCTGCCGGTCGGCGACGCCCGCCAGGAGGCCCGGGGCCTGGCCCGGGCCGCGGTGCGCCTGGACGGGCCGGCCGTCCAGCGCGCCCTGGAGAGGGTGGTGGCCGGCTGCGGGGTCCTCACCGCCTGGCAGGAGGTGATGATGCCGGTCCTCCACGCGGTCGGACGGAGATGGGAGTCGTCCGGCGACCGATACGTCGAGGTGGAGCATCTGCTCTCCTGGCACATCTCCTCGACACTGCGGCGGATGCCGCAGGCCCGCGAGGCGACCGGCCGGGCCCCGGTGATCGCCGCCTGCATGCCCGGCGAGCAGCACACCCTCGCCCTGGAGGCGCTGGTCGCCGCCCTGGCCGAACGGGCGCTGCCCACCCGGATGTTCGGGGCGGCGGTACCGGCCACGGCCCTGGAGGCCGCGGCGCGGCGGACCGGACCGGCCGCCGTCGTGCTGTGGGCGCAGACCCGGTCCACCGCCAATCTGCCGCTGGCCCGCCATCTGGCCCAGATGGAGTGGGGGGTCCGGGGCGCCCGGAGCGGAGCGGCGGTGCTGCTGGCCGGTCCCGGCTGGTCCGGCCGCGCTCTCCCGGGCCTGCGGCGCCCCTCGGGCCTGCCGGAGGCCGTGCTGGCACTGGAGGAGATCTGCGGAGACCCTCCCGGCCACCGCGACGAGGGGGTCTGAGGCCGGCGCCCGACCGGCAGGACCGCCCATCCCGCCGCTCAACTGCCGGCGTGGGCCCGCCGAAAGCGCGCCGCCGCCGACCGGAGGTCGACGAGCGGCCAAGCCGGAGGTGAACACCGCGTCGGAGAGGGTCATGACGCGGCTCCTGCCGCTAGTGCGGGGACGCTTCACCCCCGATTCCGCCGCCGCCCCCGCCGCGGTTGCAGGGCGTCCCGCCCAGGGCGCGCGCCAGGGCGGAGAGCGCCGGAACCCGGCCGCGGTTCGGCACCGACCACACGGTCTCCCCTGCCACTCCCCAGCGGTGGAGGAGGGTGTCGGCGGCCAGGAAGCCGGTGGACGCGGCCCGCTCCATCAGCGCCGAGGGGAACGGGGTGCGGACGATGTCGCCGGCCATCACCAGCGCCGGATCGGGGGTGACGACCTCCGGGCGTCCGTCGAAGCCGCCGACCGGGAAGAGCGGGCAGTCCGCATGCCATTCGTGCCGTACGTCCACGACCCGCGCCTGGCGGGTCTCCGGGTAGACCCGATGGAGCTGGGCGAGGAGCCCCGCCTCCACCCTCCCGCGGTCGGCGTCCGGGGCGACCGCGTAGCCGTGGAGCTCCAGTACGGAGCCGCCGGTGCGACCGGCCCAGCGGCGGGCCTGGCCCTCCCAGCGGTCCAGGACGCTGATGTTGTCCAGGCC contains the following coding sequences:
- a CDS encoding RNA polymerase sigma factor, with protein sequence MAGRSATERSCADAALAEAFRRGDEDCLDALFRRWEPLVQALARRSLGDEGEAEDVTQQVFVAAWRGRAGYRPQRGSLGSWLVGITRRKIADALQARSRRAALSLAARRSPELSGRPPAEPEEVLDRLAMTDALALLPFRQRQVLQLAFYADLSHVQIAERTGLPLGTVKSHSRRAMRRLRDGLAPQFRAREAAAGGAEHPASAGSAAGAERNAA
- a CDS encoding MerR family transcriptional regulator; the protein is MEPTVTADEGTAAGPGLTTGALARRLGVSPETLRSWDRRYGLGPSQHQGGRHRRWLPPDVAVVEEMCRLTAEGYPPSEAARVARSRASAPSTSKSPPAPASPAAALAAAAPAAGPERPPRPVGPGGALPVGDARQEARGLARAAVRLDGPAVQRALERVVAGCGVLTAWQEVMMPVLHAVGRRWESSGDRYVEVEHLLSWHISSTLRRMPQAREATGRAPVIAACMPGEQHTLALEALVAALAERALPTRMFGAAVPATALEAAARRTGPAAVVLWAQTRSTANLPLARHLAQMEWGVRGARSGAAVLLAGPGWSGRALPGLRRPSGLPEAVLALEEICGDPPGHRDEGV